The following proteins come from a genomic window of Frondihabitans peucedani:
- a CDS encoding LysM peptidoglycan-binding domain-containing protein, with protein sequence MSATITAFPRVAGTHGILPVDVERASVEAPARASHLHITRRGRLVLTATVALAVLATVLGFVLSGGSAVATGTAGDVHFQHVTVAAGETLWQVAEDVAPDSDPRDVIADIQQLNNLSTTQVLPGQSLAIPLKYDHS encoded by the coding sequence ATGAGCGCCACCATCACAGCCTTCCCCCGCGTCGCTGGCACGCACGGCATTCTCCCCGTCGACGTCGAGCGCGCCTCCGTCGAAGCCCCTGCTCGCGCATCCCACCTTCACATCACGCGCCGCGGGCGCCTCGTGCTCACAGCGACAGTGGCGCTGGCGGTCCTGGCGACGGTGCTGGGCTTCGTCCTGAGCGGCGGCAGTGCCGTGGCCACAGGCACCGCGGGCGACGTCCACTTCCAGCACGTGACCGTCGCCGCGGGCGAGACGCTCTGGCAGGTCGCCGAAGACGTCGCTCCCGACTCCGATCCCCGAGACGTCATCGCCGACATCCAGCAGCTCAACAACCTCTCCACCACGCAGGTCCTGCCGGGTCAGTCGCTGGCGATCCCGCTGAAGTACGACCACAGCTAG
- the lexA gene encoding transcriptional repressor LexA, whose protein sequence is MSAAETTEADPRARKPLTAKQTLILGAIRDSIAARGYPPSMREIGDAVGLASLSSVTHQLNQLELAGVIRRDPNRPRALEVLAEDPAKEEPTPSIVRFDDDDNVTARVPLVGRIAAGVPITAEQQVEDVMPLPRTLVGKGELFMLRVVGESMIDAAICDGDWVVVRQQNDAENGEIVAAMLDDEATVKVFRQRDGHTWLLPRNSNFEPIVGDHAQILGKVVAVLRSL, encoded by the coding sequence ATGAGCGCAGCGGAGACGACCGAGGCGGACCCACGGGCCCGCAAGCCTCTGACGGCCAAGCAGACGCTGATCCTGGGCGCGATCCGCGATTCGATCGCCGCGCGCGGCTACCCGCCGAGCATGCGCGAGATCGGCGACGCCGTCGGCCTCGCATCCCTCTCGAGCGTGACCCACCAGCTGAACCAGCTCGAGCTCGCCGGGGTCATCCGCCGCGACCCGAACCGGCCTCGCGCGCTCGAGGTGCTGGCTGAGGATCCCGCGAAGGAGGAGCCGACCCCGTCGATCGTCCGCTTCGACGACGACGACAACGTCACCGCCCGGGTCCCGCTCGTCGGTCGCATCGCGGCCGGCGTCCCGATCACGGCCGAGCAGCAGGTCGAAGACGTCATGCCGCTCCCCCGCACCCTCGTCGGCAAGGGCGAGCTCTTCATGCTGAGGGTGGTCGGCGAGTCGATGATCGACGCCGCCATCTGCGACGGCGACTGGGTCGTCGTCCGCCAGCAGAACGACGCCGAGAACGGCGAGATCGTCGCCGCGATGCTCGACGACGAGGCGACCGTCAAGGTCTTCCGCCAGCGCGACGGTCACACGTGGCTGCTCCCCCGCAACTCGAACTTCGAGCCGATCGTGGGCGACCACGCGCAGATCCTCGGCAAGGTCGTGGCGGTCCTGCGGTCGCTCTGA
- the hflX gene encoding GTPase HflX, whose amino-acid sequence MTEHSSTGTERQESDDVVDRILRGSETRAGLSVFSPASAIQTRGLRGPAVDGDATDGDQFDLEDRQALRRVAGLSTELEDVTEVEYRQLRLENVVLIGVYSQGSLQDAENSLRELAALAETAGAVVLDGLLQRRPNPDPSTYLGSGKAIELKNTVMALGADTVIADTELAPSQRRALEDVVKVKVIDRTAVILDIFSQHAKSREGKAQVELAQLEYLLPRLRGWGESMSRQAGGQVGGAGAGMGSRGPGETKIELDRRRIHTRMAILRKKIKEMKPARDAKRANRVRNVVPSVAIAGYTNAGKSSLLNRLTRAGVLVENALFATLDATVRKSVTDDGRPFTYTDTVGFVRNLPHQLVEAFRSTLEEVEGSDIIVHVVDGSHPDPAAQLATVREVISEVDGREIPEVVVFNKSDLVDEGQRLVLRGLVPDAVFVSARTGEGIDELRAKLAELLPRPEVELDLLVPYDRGEVIARIHEIGRVVDVQYVEAGTRVIAKVYPQDAPTLQEFVA is encoded by the coding sequence ATGACTGAGCACAGCAGCACGGGCACCGAGCGCCAGGAGAGCGACGACGTCGTCGACCGCATCCTGCGAGGCTCCGAGACCCGCGCCGGTCTGTCGGTCTTCTCGCCCGCGTCGGCGATCCAGACGAGGGGCCTCCGAGGCCCCGCAGTCGACGGCGACGCGACCGACGGCGACCAGTTCGACCTCGAAGACCGTCAGGCGCTCCGGCGCGTGGCCGGGCTCTCGACCGAGCTCGAAGACGTCACCGAGGTCGAATACCGACAGCTCCGACTCGAGAACGTCGTCCTGATCGGCGTGTATTCGCAGGGCTCCCTGCAGGATGCCGAGAACTCCCTCCGCGAGCTCGCGGCTCTCGCCGAGACGGCCGGTGCGGTCGTCCTCGACGGTCTGCTCCAGCGCCGTCCGAACCCCGACCCCAGCACCTACCTCGGCTCGGGCAAGGCGATCGAGCTGAAGAACACCGTCATGGCGCTCGGCGCCGACACCGTGATCGCCGACACCGAGCTGGCTCCGAGCCAGCGGCGCGCGCTCGAGGACGTGGTGAAGGTGAAGGTGATCGACCGCACGGCCGTCATCCTCGACATCTTCAGCCAGCACGCCAAGAGCCGCGAGGGCAAGGCGCAGGTCGAGCTCGCCCAGCTCGAGTACCTCCTCCCGCGGCTCCGCGGCTGGGGCGAGTCGATGTCCCGCCAGGCCGGTGGCCAGGTGGGCGGCGCGGGCGCGGGCATGGGCTCGCGTGGTCCCGGTGAGACGAAGATCGAGCTCGACCGCCGCCGCATCCACACGCGGATGGCGATCCTGCGCAAGAAGATCAAGGAGATGAAGCCGGCTCGAGACGCCAAGCGCGCGAACCGCGTCCGCAACGTCGTCCCGAGCGTGGCCATCGCCGGCTACACGAACGCGGGCAAGTCGAGCCTCCTCAACCGCCTCACGCGGGCAGGCGTCCTGGTCGAGAACGCGCTGTTCGCGACCCTCGATGCCACCGTCCGCAAGAGCGTCACCGACGACGGCCGCCCGTTCACGTACACCGACACCGTCGGCTTCGTCCGCAATCTGCCGCACCAGCTGGTGGAGGCCTTCCGGTCGACGCTGGAGGAGGTCGAGGGCAGCGACATCATCGTGCACGTCGTCGACGGGTCGCACCCCGACCCGGCCGCGCAGCTCGCGACGGTGCGGGAGGTCATCTCCGAGGTCGACGGCCGCGAGATCCCCGAGGTCGTCGTGTTCAACAAGAGCGACCTGGTCGACGAGGGTCAGCGCCTCGTGCTCCGCGGTCTGGTGCCCGACGCGGTCTTCGTGTCGGCCCGGACCGGCGAGGGCATCGACGAGCTCCGCGCGAAGCTCGCCGAGCTGCTCCCGCGGCCCGAGGTCGAGCTCGACCTGCTGGTGCCGTACGACCGCGGCGAGGTGATCGCCAGGATCCACGAGATCGGGCGGGTCGTCGACGTGCAGTACGTCGAGGCCGGCACGCGGGTCATCGCGAAGGTCTACCCGCAGGATGCCCCGACGCTCCAGGAGTTCGTGGCCTAG
- a CDS encoding class I SAM-dependent methyltransferase — translation MASEHYFSSQPSSELRPREITVEIAGRELSLATAAGVFSPGRIDPGTQVLLAEMPTPPREGTFLDVGCGWGPVALTLALLSPDATVWAVDVNERVLELLRENARRAGITNINAVLPDDVPSEIEFDGIWSNPPIRVGKTVLHEILSQWLPRLGRDLEAYLVVAKNLGADSLQKWLNEDLKGVVEVERTSTSKGYRILRATRL, via the coding sequence ATGGCCAGCGAGCACTACTTCTCGTCGCAGCCGTCGAGCGAACTCCGACCGCGAGAGATCACGGTCGAGATCGCGGGCCGCGAACTCTCTCTGGCGACCGCCGCCGGCGTCTTCTCACCGGGGCGGATCGACCCGGGCACTCAGGTGCTCCTGGCCGAGATGCCGACGCCACCGCGCGAAGGCACCTTCTTGGATGTGGGATGTGGTTGGGGGCCCGTCGCCCTCACACTCGCCCTGCTCTCCCCCGACGCCACGGTGTGGGCGGTCGATGTGAACGAGCGGGTGCTGGAGCTGCTGCGCGAGAACGCGAGACGGGCGGGCATCACCAACATCAACGCGGTGCTGCCCGACGATGTTCCCTCGGAGATCGAGTTCGACGGCATCTGGTCGAACCCGCCCATCCGGGTCGGCAAGACCGTTCTGCACGAGATCCTGTCGCAGTGGCTGCCTCGGCTCGGACGAGACCTCGAGGCGTACCTCGTGGTGGCGAAGAACCTCGGAGCCGACTCGCTGCAGAAGTGGCTGAACGAAGACCTGAAGGGCGTCGTGGAGGTCGAGCGAACGTCGACATCGAAGGGCTACCGCATTCTGCGGGCGACACGCCTGTAG
- the dapF gene encoding diaminopimelate epimerase: MTTTAQPTTVRFTKGQGTGNDFVLFSDPEGDFDLTPDRIRALADRHFGVGGDGVIRAVRSENHPEGRAILEEDDAAEWFMDYHNADGSAAEMCGNGIRVFTAYLLEQGLATLTPGETLSIGTRAGVRDVQLNARGFQVDLGRWRLDDEHPEVRARDLHAVRPGLGLSVGNPHVVVALATADELAKVDLTVIPIIEPAPLEGANVEFVVPSDPLVADGVGRITMRVHERGSGETLSCGTGAAAAALAVRYYAGPSAPDQWRVDVPGGTVGVRMFATEDGEHVSLSGPAELVFTGELAI; the protein is encoded by the coding sequence GTGACCACCACCGCGCAGCCGACCACCGTCCGATTCACCAAGGGTCAGGGCACCGGCAACGACTTCGTGCTGTTCTCCGATCCGGAGGGCGACTTCGACCTGACGCCCGACCGCATCCGCGCGCTGGCAGACCGCCACTTCGGCGTCGGCGGCGACGGCGTGATCCGCGCGGTGCGGTCCGAGAACCACCCCGAGGGGCGGGCGATCCTCGAGGAGGACGACGCCGCGGAGTGGTTCATGGACTACCACAACGCCGACGGGAGCGCCGCCGAGATGTGCGGCAACGGCATCCGCGTCTTCACGGCATACCTCCTCGAGCAGGGTCTCGCGACTCTGACCCCGGGCGAGACGCTCTCCATCGGCACCCGCGCAGGCGTCCGCGACGTGCAGCTCAACGCCCGCGGGTTCCAGGTCGACCTGGGGCGGTGGCGCCTCGACGACGAGCACCCCGAGGTGCGGGCGCGCGATCTCCACGCCGTGCGGCCGGGGCTCGGGCTGAGCGTCGGCAACCCGCACGTCGTGGTCGCGCTGGCGACCGCCGACGAGCTTGCCAAGGTCGATCTCACGGTCATCCCGATCATCGAGCCGGCGCCTCTCGAGGGCGCGAACGTCGAATTCGTCGTGCCGTCCGACCCGCTCGTCGCCGACGGCGTGGGCAGGATCACGATGCGCGTCCACGAACGAGGCTCCGGCGAGACGCTGTCGTGCGGCACCGGCGCCGCGGCGGCAGCTCTCGCGGTCCGCTACTACGCGGGCCCCAGCGCGCCCGACCAGTGGCGGGTGGACGTCCCGGGCGGAACCGTCGGCGTCCGCATGTTCGCCACGGAGGACGGCGAGCACGTCTCGCTGAGCGGTCCGGCCGAGCTGGTGTTCACGGGAGAGCTCGCCATCTGA
- the miaA gene encoding tRNA (adenosine(37)-N6)-dimethylallyltransferase MiaA — MGATGTGKSAFALDLADALARRGSAAEIVNADAMQLYRGMDVGTAKLSPGERRGVPHHLLDELDVTAEASVEWYQGRARDVIDDILRRDRVPILVGGSGLYVSGVAFDFRFPGTDPEIRARYEDQLEREGARALHELLRERDPAAATAIGPHNGRRLARALEVGELTGESFAVGLPDDAPLWHPAVFFGLEEERGVLVDRLDRRVEAMWRDGLVDEVRALLPQGLEQGVTASRAIGYAQAIAEVRGDLSESEAQDATKQLTRRYARRQVSWFRRYPRVSWSRSGTPGAAEAAADTLLG, encoded by the coding sequence GTGGGCGCGACGGGCACCGGAAAATCCGCCTTCGCCCTCGACCTCGCCGACGCTCTCGCGCGACGAGGCTCCGCAGCCGAGATCGTGAACGCCGACGCGATGCAGCTCTACCGCGGCATGGACGTCGGCACTGCCAAGCTGTCGCCGGGTGAGCGTCGCGGCGTCCCGCACCACCTCCTCGACGAGCTCGACGTCACCGCAGAGGCGAGCGTCGAGTGGTACCAGGGGCGTGCGCGCGACGTGATCGACGACATCCTGCGCCGCGACCGCGTGCCGATCCTGGTCGGTGGTTCGGGCCTCTACGTCAGCGGCGTGGCCTTCGACTTCCGGTTCCCGGGCACCGACCCCGAGATCCGCGCGCGCTACGAAGACCAGCTCGAGCGGGAGGGGGCTCGCGCCCTCCACGAGCTGCTGCGGGAGCGCGATCCTGCAGCGGCCACGGCGATCGGGCCTCACAACGGGCGCCGACTCGCCCGCGCCCTCGAGGTCGGCGAACTCACCGGGGAGTCGTTCGCCGTGGGCCTCCCCGACGACGCGCCCCTGTGGCATCCTGCCGTCTTCTTCGGCCTGGAGGAGGAGCGCGGCGTGCTGGTCGACCGCCTCGACCGGCGCGTCGAGGCGATGTGGCGTGACGGCCTCGTCGACGAGGTCCGCGCGCTCCTGCCGCAGGGGCTCGAACAGGGCGTCACCGCCTCTCGAGCGATCGGCTACGCGCAGGCGATCGCCGAGGTCCGCGGCGACCTGTCCGAGAGCGAGGCGCAGGATGCCACGAAGCAGCTCACGAGACGCTACGCGCGTCGGCAGGTGAGCTGGTTCCGGCGCTATCCGCGGGTGTCCTGGTCGCGATCCGGCACTCCCGGGGCAGCGGAGGCGGCCGCCGATACACTGCTGGGGTGA
- the miaB gene encoding tRNA (N6-isopentenyl adenosine(37)-C2)-methylthiotransferase MiaB, which translates to MSTVLESSPTPSAAAAAPRTYEVRTFGCQMNVHDSERLSGSLEAAGYLPAAGRQADIVVINTCAVRENADNKLYGTLGHLAALKRDHAGMQIAVGGCLAQKDKSVILEKAPWVDVVFGTHNMGALPTLLERARHNDEAQLEILESLDVFPSTLPTKRDSTYSGWVSISVGCNNTCTFCIVPALRGKEKDRRPGDILSEIRALVDDGAVEVTLLGQNVNSYGVEFGDRGAFAKLLRAVGTIPGLERIRFTSPHPAAFTDDVIDAMAETPSVMPQLHMPLQSGSDRILKAMRRSYRSEKFLGILDRVRARIPNAAISTDIIVGFPGETEADFLETLRVVEEARFASAFTFQYSIRPGTPAATLPDQLPKEVVQERYERLVAVQDRISAEENQKQVGRRVEILVATGEGRKDKATHRLSGRAEDSRLVHFEVPEGAPAPRPGDVVTTTITDAKPFYLIADAAPGSEFSVRRTRAGDAWDAAEIASCAVPSSTSGAGHAGATNGTGTGTGTGTGTGTGTGARVSLGLPTLRVATTPIYDPADGQR; encoded by the coding sequence ATGTCGACGGTCCTCGAGAGCAGTCCCACCCCCAGCGCAGCAGCAGCGGCGCCGCGCACCTACGAGGTCCGCACCTTCGGCTGTCAGATGAACGTGCACGACTCGGAGCGCCTGAGCGGGTCGCTGGAGGCCGCCGGCTACCTTCCCGCCGCGGGCCGACAAGCCGACATCGTCGTCATCAACACCTGCGCCGTCCGCGAGAACGCCGACAACAAGCTCTACGGCACCCTCGGGCACCTGGCCGCCCTGAAGCGCGACCACGCGGGCATGCAGATCGCGGTCGGCGGCTGCCTCGCCCAGAAAGACAAGTCCGTCATCCTCGAGAAGGCCCCGTGGGTCGACGTGGTCTTCGGCACGCACAACATGGGCGCGCTGCCCACGCTCCTCGAGCGGGCCCGGCACAACGACGAGGCGCAGCTGGAGATCCTCGAGTCCCTCGACGTGTTCCCCTCGACGCTGCCGACGAAGCGCGACTCGACCTACAGCGGCTGGGTCTCCATCTCGGTCGGTTGCAACAACACCTGCACGTTCTGCATCGTGCCCGCGCTCCGCGGCAAGGAGAAAGACCGCCGTCCCGGCGACATCCTGAGCGAGATCCGGGCGCTGGTCGACGACGGGGCCGTCGAGGTCACGCTCCTCGGCCAGAACGTCAACTCGTACGGCGTCGAGTTCGGCGACCGCGGCGCGTTCGCCAAGCTCCTCCGCGCCGTGGGCACGATCCCCGGCCTCGAGCGCATCCGCTTCACGAGTCCGCACCCCGCCGCCTTCACCGACGACGTCATCGACGCGATGGCCGAGACGCCGAGCGTCATGCCCCAGCTGCACATGCCGCTCCAATCGGGGTCCGACCGCATCCTGAAGGCGATGCGGCGCAGCTATCGGAGCGAGAAGTTCCTCGGCATCCTCGACCGTGTCCGCGCCCGGATCCCGAACGCCGCGATCAGCACCGACATCATCGTCGGCTTCCCCGGCGAGACCGAAGCCGACTTCCTCGAGACGCTCCGCGTCGTCGAAGAGGCCCGCTTCGCCAGCGCCTTCACGTTCCAGTACTCCATCCGGCCCGGCACTCCGGCCGCCACGCTGCCCGACCAGCTCCCGAAGGAGGTCGTTCAGGAGCGGTACGAGCGTCTCGTCGCCGTCCAAGACCGCATCTCCGCCGAAGAGAACCAGAAGCAGGTCGGACGCCGCGTCGAGATCCTCGTCGCCACCGGCGAGGGCCGCAAAGACAAGGCCACGCACCGCCTCTCCGGCCGTGCCGAAGACTCACGGCTCGTCCACTTCGAGGTCCCCGAAGGCGCCCCGGCGCCCCGCCCGGGCGATGTCGTCACGACGACGATCACCGATGCGAAGCCCTTCTACCTGATCGCCGACGCCGCGCCCGGGTCGGAGTTCTCCGTCCGGCGCACCCGCGCCGGCGACGCGTGGGACGCCGCCGAGATCGCGAGCTGCGCGGTCCCGTCCTCGACGAGCGGAGCGGGGCATGCGGGCGCCACTAACGGCACCGGCACCGGCACCGGCACCGGCACCGGCACCGGCACCGGCACCGGCGCTCGCGTCTCGCTCGGCCTCCCGACGCTCCGTGTCGCGACGACCCCGATCTACGACCCCGCCGACGGCCAGCGCTAG
- a CDS encoding regulatory protein RecX encodes MTEHDDRLAPVTPLFGAKSPGSGRSSGRASGAAASAGETADGWALSATPGADEAGAAEAGAAEAGAIEHSGDDAAGSASDGRADGGAGTSTHPSTRRRASALRAVDGDATAIVSPLPTYAAFAAKTEGPDSGVRFDDDEPPEPEPEGLEAAQKRAENISLHALSRRGVSSHEMAKTLRSRDLPEEVVIAEVERLERVGLLDDAELAENLVRTKQDRKGLGKQAITAELRQRGIAQEAIEQAVSEIDDDEEQARCDEWALKRAGQLRGLDQATAERRLNAFLMRRGYRSEVIRRAVEKALPRGGRGGGVRFE; translated from the coding sequence GTGACGGAGCACGACGACCGCCTCGCTCCGGTGACTCCGCTCTTCGGAGCGAAGTCGCCGGGCTCCGGGCGGTCGTCCGGCCGTGCCTCGGGCGCCGCGGCCTCGGCAGGCGAGACTGCTGACGGCTGGGCCCTGAGCGCGACTCCCGGGGCCGATGAGGCCGGTGCCGCTGAGGCCGGGGCCGCTGAGGCTGGCGCCATCGAACACAGTGGCGATGATGCTGCGGGCAGTGCCTCTGACGGGCGCGCCGACGGGGGAGCAGGCACGAGCACGCACCCCAGCACTCGGCGGCGGGCCTCTGCCCTCCGCGCTGTCGACGGTGACGCCACCGCGATCGTGAGCCCTCTGCCGACGTACGCCGCCTTCGCCGCGAAGACCGAGGGCCCCGACAGCGGCGTGCGGTTCGACGACGACGAGCCGCCCGAGCCCGAGCCGGAAGGCCTCGAGGCAGCGCAGAAGCGGGCTGAGAACATCAGCCTGCACGCGCTGAGTCGCCGAGGGGTGTCGTCGCACGAGATGGCCAAGACACTGCGGTCGCGCGACCTCCCCGAGGAGGTCGTGATCGCCGAGGTCGAGCGGCTCGAGCGGGTGGGGCTGCTCGACGACGCGGAGCTGGCCGAGAACCTGGTCCGCACCAAGCAAGACCGCAAGGGCCTCGGCAAGCAGGCCATCACCGCCGAGCTGCGGCAGCGGGGCATCGCCCAGGAGGCGATCGAACAGGCCGTCTCCGAGATCGACGACGACGAAGAGCAGGCGCGCTGCGACGAGTGGGCTCTGAAGAGGGCGGGCCAGCTGCGCGGCCTCGATCAGGCGACGGCCGAGAGGCGACTGAACGCCTTCCTGATGCGACGCGGCTACCGGTCCGAGGTGATCCGCCGCGCGGTCGAGAAGGCTCTTCCCCGCGGGGGCCGAGGCGGCGGCGTCCGCTTCGAGTGA
- the recA gene encoding recombinase RecA, which yields MPSVADREKALETALAQIDRQFGKGAVMRLGSDDRAPVAIIPTGSIALDVALGIGGLPRGRIVEIYGPESSGKTTLTLHAIANAQKAGGIAAFIDAEHALDPEYAKKLGVDIDALLVSQPDTGEQALEIADMLVRSGSIDLVVIDSVAALVPRAEIEGEMGDSHVGLQARLMSQALRKLTGGLNQTGTTMIFINQLREKIGVFFGSPETTAGGKALKFYASVRLDIRRIETLKDGSDAVGNRTRVKVVKNKMAPPFKQAEFDILYGVGISREGSLIDFGVEHSIVRKSGAWYTYEGDQLGQGKENSRNFLLQNKAIADEIEQKILAKLGVGADGAAAKAATDAASAAAPVEPIQRKLAERKGA from the coding sequence ATGCCCTCAGTTGCTGATCGCGAGAAGGCCCTCGAGACCGCTCTCGCCCAGATCGACCGTCAGTTCGGCAAGGGTGCGGTGATGAGGCTGGGCAGCGACGACCGCGCCCCCGTCGCCATCATCCCCACCGGCTCGATCGCCCTCGACGTCGCCCTCGGCATCGGTGGTCTTCCGCGTGGCCGCATCGTCGAGATTTACGGCCCCGAGTCCTCGGGAAAGACGACGCTGACGCTGCACGCCATCGCCAACGCGCAGAAGGCCGGCGGTATCGCCGCCTTCATCGACGCCGAGCACGCGCTCGACCCCGAGTACGCCAAGAAGCTCGGCGTCGACATCGACGCCCTCCTCGTGTCGCAGCCCGACACCGGTGAGCAGGCCCTCGAGATCGCCGACATGCTCGTCCGATCCGGGTCCATCGACCTCGTCGTCATCGACTCCGTGGCGGCCCTGGTGCCCCGCGCCGAGATCGAGGGCGAGATGGGCGACTCCCACGTCGGCCTCCAGGCGCGACTCATGTCGCAGGCCCTCCGAAAGCTCACCGGTGGTCTCAACCAGACCGGCACCACGATGATCTTCATCAACCAGCTCCGCGAGAAGATCGGCGTGTTCTTCGGAAGCCCCGAGACCACCGCGGGCGGCAAGGCGCTGAAGTTCTACGCCTCGGTACGGCTCGACATCCGCCGCATCGAGACCCTGAAAGACGGCAGCGACGCGGTGGGCAACCGCACGCGCGTGAAGGTCGTCAAGAACAAGATGGCTCCGCCCTTCAAGCAGGCCGAGTTCGACATCCTGTACGGCGTCGGCATCTCCCGCGAGGGCAGCCTGATCGACTTCGGTGTCGAGCACAGCATCGTCCGCAAGTCGGGCGCCTGGTACACCTACGAAGGCGACCAGCTCGGCCAGGGCAAAGAGAACTCGCGCAACTTCCTGCTGCAGAACAAGGCCATCGCCGACGAGATCGAGCAGAAGATCCTCGCCAAGCTCGGCGTCGGAGCCGACGGGGCTGCCGCCAAGGCCGCAACCGATGCGGCTTCCGCTGCTGCACCCGTCGAGCCCATCCAGCGCAAGCTGGCTGAGCGCAAGGGCGCGTGA
- a CDS encoding DUF3046 domain-containing protein translates to MRKSEFARAVVDEFGEGYGRVVTRDVVLPAFGNATADEAVTRGEDPRDVWLALCEVEGVPPERRYGVGLPKPRT, encoded by the coding sequence GTGCGCAAGAGTGAATTCGCCCGGGCCGTCGTCGACGAGTTCGGCGAGGGGTACGGCCGCGTCGTGACCCGCGACGTCGTCCTGCCCGCCTTCGGCAACGCGACCGCCGACGAGGCCGTCACGCGCGGCGAAGACCCGCGCGACGTGTGGCTGGCGCTCTGTGAGGTCGAGGGCGTGCCGCCCGAGCGGCGCTACGGCGTCGGCCTGCCGAAGCCCCGCACCTAG
- a CDS encoding helix-turn-helix domain-containing protein encodes MVLVRQEIGDVLRDFRLQKGRTLRQVASKASVALGYLSEVERGQKEASSEILASVADALETPISTIMREVGDRMAVLEGLSPVPDTLPDDLVAEFDADLAVR; translated from the coding sequence ATGGTTCTCGTACGTCAAGAAATCGGTGACGTCCTTCGTGACTTCCGCCTGCAGAAAGGCCGCACGCTCCGCCAGGTCGCTTCGAAGGCCAGCGTCGCGCTCGGTTACCTGAGCGAGGTCGAGCGCGGTCAGAAAGAGGCCAGCTCCGAGATCCTCGCTTCGGTTGCGGATGCTCTCGAGACGCCCATTTCCACCATCATGCGTGAGGTCGGAGACCGCATGGCGGTCCTCGAGGGGCTCAGCCCCGTCCCCGACACGCTCCCCGACGACCTCGTCGCCGAGTTCGACGCCGACCTCGCGGTCCGGTAG
- a CDS encoding nicotinamide-nucleotide amidohydrolase family protein — MTTAVDLVAELRSAGLTVAVAESLTGGLVVAELVSVPGASAVVAGGVVAYQTLLKHSLLGVDAGLLEREGAVHPDVAAQMAQGVRQRLTVDGRPADVGISTTGVAGPDPQDGKPVGTVYVGVSLGSHVDVTALSLEGDREAIRRATVSESLAAAERLLQRSRE, encoded by the coding sequence GTGACCACCGCCGTCGATCTGGTCGCCGAGCTCCGCTCGGCCGGCCTGACCGTCGCAGTCGCCGAGTCGCTGACGGGCGGGCTGGTCGTCGCCGAGCTGGTCTCCGTACCGGGGGCGTCCGCCGTCGTCGCGGGCGGCGTCGTCGCCTACCAGACTCTGCTCAAGCACTCCCTCCTCGGCGTCGACGCCGGCCTGCTCGAGCGCGAGGGAGCCGTGCACCCCGACGTCGCGGCTCAGATGGCCCAGGGCGTCCGCCAGCGCCTGACCGTCGACGGCCGCCCGGCCGACGTCGGCATCTCGACGACGGGTGTCGCCGGGCCCGACCCGCAAGACGGCAAGCCGGTCGGCACCGTCTACGTCGGTGTCTCGCTCGGCTCCCACGTCGATGTGACAGCTCTCTCTCTCGAGGGCGACCGCGAGGCAATCCGCAGGGCCACCGTGTCCGAATCCCTTGCGGCGGCTGAGAGGCTGCTCCAGCGATCTCGGGAATAG
- the pgsA gene encoding CDP-diacylglycerol--glycerol-3-phosphate 3-phosphatidyltransferase — translation MSSSPNGDTPRAKAFPLTGRIVSRGDGPASTANIANIITVVRILMAPVFFVLLIADDHADGALRVWAAVIFVVAILTDSLDGFLARRQNLVSDFGKIVDPLADKVLTGGAFIVLSVLGELPWWVTVLILVREVGITVYRFIALRDRVIAASRGGKLKTLLQGVALTLALFPFVHWFGHWFDYVNIVVMSAAFVATILSGLDYMRVALLHSRSRSGGAA, via the coding sequence ATGAGCTCCTCACCGAACGGCGACACCCCTCGTGCCAAGGCCTTCCCCCTGACCGGGCGGATCGTCAGCCGCGGCGACGGGCCCGCATCGACGGCGAACATCGCCAACATCATCACGGTGGTCCGCATCCTGATGGCCCCGGTGTTCTTCGTCCTGCTGATCGCCGACGACCACGCCGACGGTGCGCTCCGCGTCTGGGCGGCCGTCATCTTCGTGGTCGCGATCCTGACCGACAGCCTCGACGGGTTCCTCGCCCGCCGTCAGAACCTGGTGTCCGACTTCGGCAAGATCGTCGACCCTCTGGCCGACAAGGTCCTGACCGGCGGGGCGTTCATCGTCCTGTCGGTGCTCGGCGAGCTGCCCTGGTGGGTGACCGTCCTCATCCTGGTCCGGGAGGTCGGCATCACCGTCTACCGGTTCATCGCGCTCCGCGACCGCGTCATCGCCGCCTCTCGCGGCGGCAAGCTCAAGACCCTGCTCCAGGGGGTCGCGCTGACGCTCGCCCTGTTCCCGTTCGTGCACTGGTTCGGCCACTGGTTCGACTACGTGAACATCGTCGTCATGTCGGCGGCGTTCGTGGCGACGATCCTGTCGGGGCTCGACTACATGCGGGTGGCGCTCCTGCACTCGCGGAGCCGCTCCGGCGGGGCAGCGTGA